Proteins from one Hydrogenophaga sp. SL48 genomic window:
- a CDS encoding L-talarate/galactarate dehydratase — MSPPADRIAWMRISSCFLPLAHPISDAKVLTGRQKPMTEIAMLFVELQTEQGHEGLGLSYSKRAGGPGQFAHAQEIAPALIGEDPNDIARLWDKLCWAGASAGRSGLATQAIGAFDVALWDVKARRANLSLAKLLGAHRESVRCYNTSGGFLHTPIDQLKVNAAASVARGIGGIKLKVGQPDGRIDMQRVQAVREHLGDGVPLMVDANQQWDRPTAQRMCRALEGFHLVWIEEPLDAYDHEGHAALALQFDTPIATGEMLTSAGEHWDLIRHRAADYLMPDGPRVGGITPFLKVAGLAHHAGLMLAPHFAMELHVHLAAAYPTEPWVEHFEWLEPLFNERIQIANGRMLVPTRPGLGLSLSEQARGWTRERVEVGQRV, encoded by the coding sequence ATGAGCCCGCCCGCCGACCGCATCGCCTGGATGCGCATCTCCTCGTGTTTCCTGCCCCTGGCCCACCCGATCAGCGACGCCAAGGTGCTGACCGGGCGCCAGAAGCCCATGACCGAGATCGCGATGCTGTTCGTCGAACTGCAGACCGAGCAAGGCCATGAGGGCCTGGGCCTGAGCTACAGCAAGCGGGCCGGCGGGCCGGGGCAGTTCGCGCACGCGCAGGAGATCGCGCCCGCCCTGATCGGCGAAGACCCGAACGACATCGCGCGCCTGTGGGACAAGCTGTGCTGGGCTGGGGCGTCTGCCGGGCGCAGCGGCCTGGCCACCCAGGCCATCGGCGCGTTCGACGTGGCGCTGTGGGATGTGAAGGCGCGGCGCGCGAACCTGTCGCTGGCCAAGCTGCTGGGCGCGCACCGCGAGTCCGTGCGCTGCTACAACACCTCGGGCGGTTTCCTGCACACGCCCATCGACCAGCTCAAGGTCAACGCCGCGGCCTCGGTGGCGCGAGGCATCGGCGGCATCAAGCTCAAGGTGGGCCAGCCCGACGGCCGCATCGACATGCAGCGCGTGCAGGCCGTGCGCGAGCACCTGGGTGACGGCGTGCCGCTGATGGTGGACGCCAACCAGCAGTGGGACCGCCCCACGGCGCAGCGCATGTGCCGCGCGCTCGAAGGTTTCCACCTGGTGTGGATCGAGGAGCCGCTGGACGCCTACGACCACGAGGGCCACGCCGCGCTGGCCTTGCAGTTCGACACCCCGATCGCCACCGGCGAGATGCTGACCAGCGCCGGCGAACACTGGGACCTGATCCGCCATCGCGCGGCCGATTACCTGATGCCCGACGGCCCGCGCGTCGGCGGCATCACGCCCTTCCTGAAGGTGGCCGGCCTCGCCCACCACGCGGGCCTGATGCTGGCGCCGCACTTCGCGATGGAGCTGCACGTGCACCTGGCCGCGGCCTACCCGACCGAGCCCTGGGTCGAACACTTCGAGTGGCTGGAGCCGCTGTTCAACGAGCGCATTCAGATCGCCAACGGCCGCATGCTCGTGCCCACGCGGCCCGGCCTGGGCCTGTCGCTGAGCGAGCAGGCGCGCGGCTGGACACGCGAGCGGGTGGAAGTGGGCCAGCGGGTGTGA
- a CDS encoding hybrid sensor histidine kinase/response regulator: MEDYALRYTPQRFRKWSEWRVANTAFGAASFLILEAVGATLLVQYGFVNAALAILVTGLIIFLAGLPISVYAARYGVDMDLLTRGAGFGYIGSTITSLIYASFTFIFFALEAAVMAYALELALDIPPAWGYLICALVVIPLVTYGVSVISRFQVWTQPLWLVMMLVPFVAVWTLDPGAFSNVVHYGGESGAGVDFDWHLFGAALTVGIALITQMGEQADYLRFMPAPEKGRAWRWWAGVLAGGPGWVILGVLKMLGGALLAYLAISHMVPPDRAVDPNQMYLAAYEYVFPNYGWAVAATALFVVVSQLKINVTNAYAGSLAWSNFFSRLTHSHPGRVVWVVFNTLIAFMLMEMNVFRALGEVLGLYSNLAIAWIMAVVADLVINKPLGWSPPGIEFKRAHLYDINPVGVGAMGLASALSIAAHMGLMGDTAQAFSAVIAMVTALIASPLIAWATRGRYYIARAAEDSGGCGACPHPSPLPGGEGATRGCAAAVSGVTSLQRCVICEREYEAPDMAHCPAYQGHICSLCCTLDARCGDLCKPHARLSEQWQGALRTVLPQRMWPYLEAGLAHYLLLMLVVAPVLAAVLGLLYRQQVQGLGQGLEAVADASLLDAALRTGFLRVYAVLLLIAATVAWWLVLAHKSREVAQEESNRQTRLLMHEIESHRQTDEQLQRARQAADLANQAKSRYISTISHELRTPLNSILGYAQLLQEDDDIAPHRAQAIKVIHRGGEHLLSLIEGTLDIARIESGKLKLDVKPMAFADAMQEVASMFELQAAAKGLRFTFESGSRLPDAVRADEKRLRQILINLLGNAVKFTRQGEVRLRVAHAREMAVFEVHDTGPGMAEQELDRVFEPFARGQAEAAAATGAGSTGTGLGLTIAKMLTDLMGGEMTVRSTLGEGTVFSVRLFLPELHGAVVRREIVAPSITAYEGERRRVLVVDNEESDRELIARWLQPLGFEVTLATSGHDALAIVDALNPAGEGAPHAIFMDLAMPGIDGWETVRRLGARGWGGVPLAIVSANAFDKGLQIEGEGDLGHSPQDFFVKPVRRDDLLAWLGQRLGLQWITAEGATQSGQRAHAPQAPAASSAAELAPLLELVRLGYYKGIVNWLDDWVRQRPEQADFAQGLRTLAREFRFEAIEQRLQQSATLP, encoded by the coding sequence ATGGAAGACTACGCGCTGCGCTACACGCCGCAGCGCTTTCGCAAGTGGAGCGAATGGCGCGTGGCCAACACGGCGTTCGGTGCCGCCTCGTTCCTGATCCTCGAAGCCGTCGGCGCCACGCTGCTGGTGCAGTACGGCTTCGTCAACGCCGCGCTCGCCATCCTGGTCACGGGGCTGATCATCTTCCTGGCCGGCCTGCCCATCAGCGTCTACGCCGCGCGCTACGGCGTGGACATGGACCTGCTCACGCGCGGCGCGGGCTTCGGCTACATCGGCTCGACCATCACCTCGCTGATCTACGCCTCGTTCACCTTCATCTTCTTCGCGCTCGAAGCGGCGGTCATGGCCTATGCGCTGGAGCTGGCGCTGGACATCCCGCCGGCCTGGGGTTACCTGATCTGCGCACTGGTGGTGATCCCGCTCGTGACCTACGGCGTGTCGGTCATCAGCCGCTTCCAGGTCTGGACCCAGCCGCTGTGGCTGGTGATGATGCTCGTGCCCTTCGTGGCGGTGTGGACGCTTGATCCCGGTGCGTTCTCCAATGTGGTGCATTACGGGGGCGAATCTGGTGCGGGCGTGGATTTCGATTGGCACCTGTTTGGTGCCGCGCTCACGGTCGGCATCGCGCTCATCACGCAGATGGGGGAGCAGGCCGACTACCTGCGTTTCATGCCGGCGCCCGAAAAAGGCCGGGCATGGCGCTGGTGGGCCGGCGTGCTGGCCGGCGGGCCGGGCTGGGTGATCCTGGGTGTGCTCAAGATGCTGGGCGGCGCGCTGCTCGCCTACCTGGCCATCAGCCACATGGTGCCGCCCGACCGCGCGGTGGACCCGAACCAGATGTACCTCGCGGCCTACGAGTACGTGTTCCCGAACTACGGCTGGGCGGTGGCGGCCACGGCGCTGTTCGTGGTGGTGTCGCAGCTCAAGATCAACGTCACCAACGCCTACGCCGGCTCGCTGGCCTGGAGCAACTTCTTCTCGCGCCTGACGCACAGCCACCCCGGCCGCGTGGTGTGGGTGGTGTTCAACACCCTGATCGCCTTCATGCTGATGGAGATGAACGTGTTCCGCGCGCTGGGCGAGGTGCTGGGGCTCTACAGCAACCTCGCCATCGCCTGGATCATGGCCGTGGTGGCCGACCTGGTGATCAACAAACCCCTGGGCTGGAGCCCGCCGGGCATCGAGTTCAAACGCGCCCACCTGTACGACATCAACCCCGTGGGCGTGGGCGCCATGGGCCTGGCTTCGGCGCTGTCGATCGCGGCCCACATGGGCCTGATGGGCGACACGGCGCAGGCGTTTTCGGCGGTGATCGCGATGGTGACGGCGTTGATCGCTTCGCCGCTGATCGCCTGGGCGACGCGGGGGCGGTACTACATCGCGCGCGCTGCAGAGGACTCGGGTGGTTGTGGCGCCTGCCCTCACCCCAGCCCTCTCCCAGGGGGAGAGGGGGCAACGCGGGGATGTGCCGCCGCGGTCTCAGGTGTCACTTCGCTCCAGCGCTGTGTCATCTGTGAGCGCGAGTACGAAGCGCCCGACATGGCGCACTGCCCTGCTTACCAGGGCCACATCTGTTCGCTGTGCTGCACGCTCGATGCGCGCTGTGGCGACCTCTGCAAACCCCACGCGCGCCTCTCCGAGCAGTGGCAGGGCGCCTTGCGCACGGTGCTGCCGCAGCGCATGTGGCCTTACCTCGAAGCGGGTCTGGCGCATTACCTGCTGCTGATGCTGGTGGTGGCGCCGGTGCTCGCGGCCGTGCTCGGCCTCCTGTACCGGCAGCAGGTGCAGGGCCTCGGGCAGGGGCTCGAAGCAGTGGCCGACGCGAGCCTGCTCGATGCCGCGCTGCGCACCGGCTTCCTGCGGGTCTACGCCGTGCTGCTGCTGATCGCGGCCACGGTGGCCTGGTGGCTGGTGCTGGCGCACAAGAGCCGCGAGGTGGCGCAGGAAGAGTCGAACCGGCAGACGCGCCTGCTCATGCACGAGATCGAGTCGCACCGCCAGACCGATGAACAGCTGCAGCGCGCGCGCCAGGCCGCCGACCTGGCCAACCAGGCCAAGAGCCGCTACATCAGCACCATCAGCCACGAGCTGCGCACGCCGCTCAACAGCATCCTCGGCTACGCCCAGCTGCTGCAGGAGGACGACGACATCGCGCCGCACCGCGCGCAGGCCATCAAGGTCATCCACCGCGGCGGCGAACACCTGCTGTCGCTGATCGAGGGCACGCTGGACATCGCGCGCATCGAGTCCGGCAAGCTCAAGCTCGATGTGAAACCCATGGCCTTTGCCGACGCCATGCAGGAGGTGGCGAGCATGTTCGAGCTGCAGGCCGCGGCCAAGGGCCTGCGCTTCACGTTCGAGAGCGGCAGCCGCCTGCCCGACGCCGTGCGCGCCGACGAGAAGCGCCTGCGCCAGATCCTCATCAACCTGCTGGGCAACGCGGTGAAGTTCACGCGCCAGGGCGAGGTGCGGCTGCGTGTGGCGCACGCGCGCGAGATGGCCGTGTTCGAGGTGCACGACACCGGCCCCGGCATGGCCGAGCAGGAGCTTGACCGGGTGTTCGAACCCTTCGCGCGCGGCCAGGCCGAGGCCGCTGCCGCGACCGGTGCGGGCAGCACCGGCACCGGTCTGGGCCTGACCATCGCCAAGATGCTGACCGACCTCATGGGCGGCGAGATGACGGTGCGCAGCACCCTGGGCGAAGGCACGGTGTTCAGCGTGCGCCTGTTCCTTCCCGAGCTGCACGGTGCCGTGGTGCGGCGCGAGATCGTTGCGCCGTCGATCACCGCTTACGAGGGCGAGCGCCGGCGCGTGCTGGTGGTGGACAACGAAGAGAGCGATCGCGAGCTCATCGCGCGCTGGCTGCAGCCGCTGGGCTTCGAGGTGACGCTCGCCACCAGCGGCCACGACGCGCTGGCCATCGTCGATGCGCTGAATCCGGCGGGCGAGGGCGCGCCCCACGCCATCTTCATGGACCTCGCCATGCCCGGCATCGACGGCTGGGAGACCGTGCGCCGGCTGGGTGCGCGCGGCTGGGGCGGTGTGCCGCTGGCCATCGTCTCGGCCAACGCCTTCGACAAGGGCCTCCAGATCGAAGGCGAAGGCGACCTCGGCCACAGCCCGCAAGACTTCTTCGTGAAGCCGGTGCGGCGCGACGACCTGCTGGCCTGGCTGGGTCAGCGCCTGGGCCTGCAATGGATCACGGCTGAGGGTGCGACGCAGAGCGGGCAGCGGGCGCATGCGCCTCAGGCGCCGGCCGCCAGCAGCGCGGCCGAGCTGGCGCCGCTGCTCGAACTCGTGCGCCTGGGTTACTACAAGGGCATCGTCAACTGGCTGGACGACTGGGTGCGCCAGCGCCCCGAGCAGGCCGACTTCGCCCAGGGCCTGCGCACCCTGGCGCGCGAGTTCCGTTTCGAGGCGATCGAACAGCGTCTGCAACAAAGCGCCACGCTTCCGTGA
- a CDS encoding SHOCT domain-containing protein, whose product MRQLSPQGQQTLNDIAQRHGFSFDATLSMLESVIHGNGSMAQFSHPEFSGSGQWMRGGMTMVSDMFNNHLKGRVDNLCSELSDLIANQPELLHSGSFQSQSQGGSGHHQIQANHSVGSPYQGDNGFGANSLFVPPEPGTSGDWWPADLRWPNSTGAQNHVRYACFAQARRLAIEVHGSVTVYDTLDHQIGGFSQQQSAGGTLSFSSQYGLIDVASLPVVSRDGMAVPAPAPVSGGFQPNNPPDAGSPDIFAAIERLAGLHAKGMLTDSEFSTKKAELLARL is encoded by the coding sequence ATGCGGCAACTCTCCCCCCAGGGCCAACAGACCCTCAACGACATCGCCCAGCGCCATGGCTTCAGTTTCGACGCCACGCTCTCCATGCTCGAATCCGTGATCCACGGCAACGGCAGCATGGCCCAGTTCAGCCACCCCGAATTCAGCGGCTCGGGCCAGTGGATGCGCGGCGGCATGACCATGGTCTCGGACATGTTCAACAACCACCTCAAGGGCCGGGTCGACAACCTCTGCAGCGAGCTGTCCGACCTGATTGCCAACCAGCCCGAGCTGCTGCACAGCGGCAGCTTTCAAAGCCAGAGCCAGGGCGGCAGCGGCCACCACCAGATTCAGGCGAACCATTCGGTTGGTTCTCCATATCAGGGCGACAACGGCTTCGGCGCCAACAGCCTGTTCGTGCCACCCGAGCCCGGCACCAGCGGCGACTGGTGGCCGGCCGACCTGCGCTGGCCCAACAGCACCGGCGCGCAGAACCACGTGCGTTACGCCTGCTTCGCGCAGGCGCGGCGCCTGGCGATCGAGGTCCACGGCTCGGTCACGGTGTACGACACGCTGGACCACCAGATCGGCGGTTTTTCGCAGCAGCAATCCGCCGGCGGCACGCTGTCGTTCTCCAGCCAGTACGGCCTGATCGACGTGGCCAGCCTGCCCGTGGTCTCGCGCGACGGCATGGCCGTGCCAGCCCCCGCACCGGTGTCTGGCGGCTTTCAGCCCAACAACCCACCCGACGCGGGTTCACCAGACATCTTTGCCGCCATCGAACGCCTGGCCGGCCTGCACGCCAAGGGCATGTTGACCGACAGCGAATTCAGCACCAAGAAGGCGGAGCTGCTGGCCCGGCTCTGA
- a CDS encoding Bug family tripartite tricarboxylate transporter substrate binding protein, producing MNHRRQLIAASALAALGTALPQLALAQSDYPNKPIKIIVAFPPGGTSDVMGRMVAEPLAKALGQPVVIENVGGAGGVIGTERGSKAPADGYTLIQTGVGQNAVAHGLDPNLKYDSVKDFIHISHVHSGPNVLVVNASQPYKTLADLVKAAKANPGKLDYGYTHAASGHMAMELFKQTAGIFMTGIPYRGGGPMMSALLGNEIPMMFINQDVALPHIKAGKLRPLAVSSLQRNSLYPDVPTVAESGYPGFEALSWSGMSVPKGTPAPVVAKLEAAFKEVMSSPAIRQKMESTGFVVPVQGSKPYTDFVASELPRWTQVIKTAGIKPQ from the coding sequence ATGAACCACCGCCGACAACTGATCGCCGCATCCGCACTGGCCGCTTTGGGCACCGCCCTGCCCCAACTCGCCCTGGCCCAGAGCGACTACCCGAACAAACCCATCAAGATCATCGTGGCCTTCCCGCCCGGGGGCACCAGCGACGTGATGGGCCGCATGGTGGCCGAGCCGCTGGCCAAGGCGCTGGGCCAGCCGGTCGTGATCGAGAACGTGGGCGGCGCGGGCGGTGTGATCGGCACCGAGCGCGGTTCCAAGGCGCCCGCCGACGGCTACACCCTCATCCAGACCGGCGTCGGCCAGAACGCCGTGGCCCACGGCCTGGACCCCAACCTCAAGTACGACTCGGTCAAGGACTTCATCCACATCAGCCACGTGCACAGCGGCCCCAACGTGCTGGTGGTCAACGCCAGCCAGCCCTACAAGACCCTGGCCGACCTGGTGAAGGCCGCCAAGGCCAACCCCGGCAAGCTCGACTACGGCTACACCCACGCGGCCTCGGGCCACATGGCGATGGAGCTGTTCAAGCAGACGGCCGGCATCTTCATGACCGGCATCCCCTACCGCGGCGGCGGCCCGATGATGAGCGCGCTGCTGGGCAACGAGATCCCGATGATGTTCATCAACCAGGACGTGGCCCTGCCCCACATCAAGGCCGGCAAGCTGCGCCCGCTGGCCGTCTCCAGCCTGCAGCGCAACTCGCTGTATCCGGACGTGCCCACCGTCGCCGAATCCGGCTACCCCGGCTTCGAGGCGCTGAGCTGGTCCGGCATGTCGGTGCCCAAGGGCACGCCCGCGCCGGTGGTGGCCAAGCTCGAAGCCGCGTTCAAGGAAGTCATGTCCTCGCCCGCCATCAGGCAGAAGATGGAGAGCACCGGCTTCGTGGTGCCGGTGCAGGGCTCCAAGCCCTACACGGACTTCGTCGCCAGCGAGCTGCCGCGCTGGACCCAGGTGATCAAGACCGCCGGCATCAAGCCGCAATAA
- a CDS encoding response regulator transcription factor: MNTDTPSPERLSAQLPSPDALVVLIVDDVPDNVAPLHDALDEAGYTVLVALDGESAIRRATQALPDVILLDAVMPGIDGFEVARRLKADPATAQIPIIFMTGLTETEHLVAALDAGGADYVTKPIKPREVMARMGVHLRSARHARQGAVERSQARYALDAFGYATITVRERDGRLMWQTPLARDLLQRYCGTVAPDTPPEVLQWLRRHLGEAQAQREPPRLTLEQGPRRLTFRLHQRVGDQDGAETVEAPGEGGDWLIVMQETSDAAVLEALVQSFGLTAREAEVLYWVVKGKINRDIGDILGSSPATVKKHLERIHAKLGVETRTAAAAMAINRVPLLG, encoded by the coding sequence ATGAATACCGACACCCCTTCCCCCGAGCGCCTGTCGGCGCAGTTGCCGTCGCCCGATGCCCTGGTGGTGCTGATCGTGGACGACGTGCCCGACAACGTGGCGCCGCTGCACGACGCACTCGACGAAGCCGGCTACACCGTGCTGGTCGCGCTCGACGGCGAGTCCGCCATCCGCCGCGCCACGCAGGCCCTGCCCGATGTGATCCTGCTCGACGCGGTGATGCCAGGCATCGACGGCTTCGAGGTCGCGCGCCGCCTCAAGGCCGACCCGGCCACCGCGCAGATTCCCATCATCTTCATGACCGGGCTCACCGAGACCGAACACCTCGTGGCCGCGCTCGACGCGGGCGGCGCGGACTACGTCACAAAACCCATCAAGCCGCGCGAGGTGATGGCGCGCATGGGCGTGCACCTGCGCTCGGCGCGCCACGCGCGCCAGGGCGCGGTGGAGCGCAGCCAGGCGCGCTACGCGCTCGATGCCTTCGGCTACGCGACCATCACCGTGCGCGAGCGCGACGGCCGCCTCATGTGGCAGACCCCGCTGGCGCGCGACCTGCTGCAGCGCTACTGCGGCACGGTGGCGCCCGACACGCCGCCCGAGGTCTTGCAATGGTTGCGCCGTCACCTGGGCGAGGCCCAGGCCCAGCGCGAGCCACCGAGGCTCACGCTGGAACAGGGCCCGCGCCGCCTCACCTTCCGCCTGCACCAGCGCGTGGGCGACCAGGACGGCGCCGAGACGGTGGAAGCGCCAGGCGAAGGCGGCGACTGGCTGATCGTGATGCAGGAGACCTCGGACGCCGCCGTGCTCGAAGCCCTGGTGCAGTCCTTCGGCCTGACGGCGCGCGAGGCCGAGGTCTTGTACTGGGTGGTCAAGGGCAAGATCAACCGCGACATCGGCGACATCCTCGGATCGAGCCCCGCCACGGTGAAGAAACACCTGGAGCGCATCCACGCCAAGCTGGGGGTCGAGACACGCACGGCGGCGGCGGCGATGGCGATCAACCGCGTGCCGCTGCTGGGGTAG
- a CDS encoding urease subunit gamma: MELTPREKDKLLIFTAALLAERRKARGLKLNYPEAVALISAAVMEGARDGKTVAQLMSEGRNVLTRADVMEGIAEMIPDIQVEATFPDGTKLVTVHDPIA, encoded by the coding sequence ATGGAACTGACCCCTCGAGAGAAAGACAAGCTGCTGATCTTCACCGCCGCCCTGCTGGCCGAGCGGCGCAAGGCGCGTGGCCTGAAGCTCAACTACCCCGAAGCCGTGGCCCTGATCTCGGCCGCCGTGATGGAGGGTGCGCGCGACGGCAAGACCGTGGCCCAGCTCATGAGCGAGGGCCGCAACGTGCTCACGCGCGCCGACGTGATGGAGGGCATCGCCGAGATGATCCCGGACATCCAGGTCGAGGCCACGTTCCCGGACGGCACCAAGCTCGTCACCGTACACGATCCGATCGCCTGA
- a CDS encoding aldose epimerase family protein, with amino-acid sequence MDLRLDPQRFFGEVGGEPVALFRLRHASGMEVAVCNLGAKVLQILVPDRHGVLGDVALGYDSLTALQAGAPSMGAFIGRYAGRIGQARYTLDGTAYPLQANAGPHAIHGGPNGSRHRVFSAHQDAPDQLTLRLRFEPSNDGHPGILDLTLSYRLTDDHALVVEHEAVAVCNASPASPASFTPHIFFNLDGFGRPIDGHGLMVRASACLVADADNVATGALAPLDGHPLDLRSPRRLGGAAPGEPPLVIDHAYRLTAGGTDDERLCATLSSEASGRTLQVWTTEPVLQVYTADPLGTGAVPDVGKHGVVHRPRAGICLEPQQYPNAMNCPAFPLKRVSVGRPYWARTVYRFGVTP; translated from the coding sequence ATGGACCTCCGACTGGACCCGCAGCGTTTCTTCGGTGAAGTCGGTGGTGAGCCGGTCGCGCTGTTCCGCCTGCGCCACGCCAGTGGCATGGAAGTGGCGGTCTGCAACCTGGGCGCCAAGGTGCTGCAGATCCTGGTGCCCGACCGCCACGGTGTGCTGGGCGACGTGGCGCTGGGTTACGACAGCCTCACCGCGCTGCAGGCCGGCGCGCCGTCCATGGGCGCGTTCATCGGCCGCTACGCCGGCCGCATCGGCCAGGCGCGCTACACGCTGGACGGCACCGCCTACCCGCTGCAAGCCAACGCCGGTCCACACGCCATCCACGGTGGGCCGAACGGTTCGCGCCACCGCGTGTTTTCGGCCCACCAGGACGCGCCCGACCAGCTCACGCTGCGGCTGCGCTTCGAACCGTCGAACGATGGCCACCCGGGCATCCTGGACCTGACGCTGAGCTACCGCCTCACCGACGACCACGCGCTGGTGGTGGAGCACGAAGCGGTTGCGGTCTGCAACGCCAGCCCGGCCTCGCCGGCCAGCTTCACGCCGCACATCTTCTTCAACCTCGACGGCTTCGGCCGCCCCATCGACGGCCACGGGCTGATGGTCCGCGCCAGCGCGTGCCTGGTCGCCGACGCCGACAACGTGGCCACGGGTGCCCTCGCGCCGCTCGATGGTCACCCGCTGGACCTTCGCTCACCGCGCCGGCTGGGTGGCGCGGCGCCCGGCGAGCCCCCGCTGGTGATCGACCACGCCTACCGGCTGACCGCCGGCGGCACCGACGACGAGCGCCTGTGCGCCACGCTGAGCAGCGAAGCCAGCGGCCGCACGCTGCAGGTCTGGACCACCGAGCCGGTGCTGCAGGTCTACACCGCCGACCCGCTGGGCACGGGCGCGGTGCCCGACGTGGGCAAGCACGGCGTGGTGCACCGGCCCCGCGCCGGCATTTGTCTGGAGCCGCAGCAGTACCCCAACGCCATGAACTGCCCGGCGTTTCCGCTCAAGCGGGTGTCGGTCGGGCGACCGTACTGGGCGCGCACGGTCTACCGGTTTGGCGTGACGCCCTGA
- the garD gene encoding galactarate dehydratase, translated as MDTPAPRTIRIHPADNVAVVVNQGGLPAGTALPGGPTLVQTVPQGHKVALTDLPAGSAVRRYNVVIGHTAVDIPAGGWVNEQRLVMPEAVSLQGLPAPTPPADLPPLDGYTFEGYRNADGSVGTRNLLAITTTVQCVAGVLDVAVERIKTELLPLYPNVDGVVGLEHTYGCGVAIDAPDAIIPIRTLRNIASNPNFGGEVMVLSLGCEKLQPERLLPPGAIPISDQRGSELDVVTLQDEAHVGFMSMIDSILRQARVHLERLNRRQRETCPASDLVVGVQCGGSDAFSGVTANPAVGHATDLLVRAGATVMFSENTEVRDAVDQLTRRAATQDVADAIVRELGWYDAYLARGQADRSANTTPGNKKGGLSNIVEKAMGSIVKSGNGPIHGVIAPGEKVTQKGLVFAATPASDFICGTLQLAAGMNLHIFTTGRGTPYGLAECPVIKVATRDDLARRWHDLMDLNAGQIASGDATIESVGQALFELMLAVASGQKTWAERWKLHNALVLFNPAPIT; from the coding sequence ATGGACACCCCCGCCCCCCGCACCATCCGCATCCACCCCGCCGACAACGTGGCGGTGGTCGTCAACCAGGGCGGCCTGCCCGCAGGCACCGCCCTGCCCGGCGGGCCCACGCTGGTGCAGACGGTGCCCCAGGGCCACAAGGTCGCGCTGACCGACCTGCCGGCCGGCAGCGCCGTGCGCCGCTACAACGTGGTGATCGGCCACACGGCGGTGGACATTCCCGCCGGCGGCTGGGTCAACGAACAGCGGCTGGTGATGCCCGAAGCGGTGTCGCTGCAGGGCCTGCCCGCGCCCACACCGCCGGCCGATCTGCCGCCGCTGGACGGATACACCTTTGAGGGCTACCGCAACGCCGACGGCAGCGTGGGCACGCGCAACCTGCTGGCCATCACCACCACCGTGCAGTGCGTGGCCGGGGTGCTGGACGTGGCGGTGGAGCGCATCAAGACCGAGCTTCTGCCGCTCTACCCCAACGTGGACGGCGTGGTGGGCCTGGAGCACACCTACGGCTGCGGCGTCGCCATCGATGCGCCCGACGCCATCATCCCCATCCGCACCCTGCGCAACATCGCGAGCAACCCCAACTTCGGCGGCGAGGTCATGGTGCTGAGCCTGGGCTGCGAGAAGCTGCAGCCCGAGCGCCTGCTGCCGCCGGGGGCCATCCCGATCAGCGACCAGCGCGGCAGCGAGCTCGACGTGGTCACGCTGCAGGACGAGGCGCACGTGGGCTTCATGTCCATGATCGACAGCATCCTTCGGCAAGCGCGCGTGCACCTGGAGCGCCTGAACCGGCGCCAGCGCGAAACCTGCCCGGCCTCCGACCTGGTGGTGGGCGTGCAGTGCGGCGGCAGCGACGCGTTTTCCGGCGTCACGGCCAACCCCGCGGTGGGCCACGCCACCGACCTGCTGGTGCGCGCCGGCGCGACCGTGATGTTCAGCGAGAACACCGAGGTGCGCGACGCGGTGGACCAGCTCACGCGCCGCGCAGCGACGCAGGACGTGGCCGACGCGATCGTGCGCGAGCTCGGCTGGTACGACGCCTACCTGGCGCGCGGCCAGGCCGACCGCAGCGCCAACACCACGCCCGGCAACAAGAAGGGCGGCCTCTCGAACATCGTCGAGAAGGCCATGGGCTCCATCGTCAAGAGCGGCAACGGCCCGATCCACGGCGTGATCGCCCCGGGCGAAAAGGTGACACAGAAGGGCCTGGTCTTCGCCGCCACGCCCGCCAGCGACTTCATCTGCGGCACGCTGCAGCTCGCCGCCGGCATGAACCTGCACATCTTCACCACCGGCCGCGGCACGCCCTACGGCCTGGCCGAGTGCCCGGTGATCAAGGTCGCCACGCGCGACGACCTCGCGCGGCGCTGGCACGACCTGATGGACCTGAACGCCGGGCAGATCGCGAGCGGCGATGCCACGATCGAGAGCGTGGGCCAGGCACTCTTCGAGCTGATGCTCGCGGTGGCCAGCGGCCAGAAGACCTGGGCCGAGCGCTGGAAGCTGCACAACGCGCTGGTGCTGTTCAACCCGGCGCCGATCACATGA
- a CDS encoding urease subunit beta yields MIPGEYLIDDGEHALNPGRRTLTLVVQNTANRPVQVGSHYHFAETNAALGFDRDAAKGMRLNIAAGTAVRFEPGQQRTVELVDFAGDRIVFGFRGLTQGKLN; encoded by the coding sequence ATGATCCCCGGCGAATACCTGATCGACGACGGCGAACACGCCCTCAACCCTGGCCGCCGCACGCTCACGCTGGTGGTGCAGAACACGGCCAACCGGCCGGTGCAGGTGGGCTCGCACTACCACTTTGCCGAAACCAACGCTGCGCTCGGCTTCGACCGCGATGCAGCGAAGGGCATGCGCCTGAACATCGCGGCGGGCACCGCCGTGCGCTTCGAACCCGGACAACAACGCACGGTGGAGTTGGTGGACTTTGCCGGCGACCGCATCGTGTTCGGCTTTCGCGGCCTCACCCAAGGAAAGCTGAACTAG